The genomic stretch GGTCCACTGCGCCCGCAGGTGCGGGGGAGCGTGCGGCCGGGTCCATGCGCCTGCGGGGGGAGACGCGTTGCTTTCGTCCGGGACCACTGCACCTGCCCGCGTGGGTAATGCGCCCGCCGCAGACTCCGCGCACGACTCCGCCTGGGAGCGCGCTGGGGGCCGTTGGAGTCCAGCATGGCCCGGACCCCGGCGGCGCTGCTGCTGGCGCCTCTGCTACTCCTGCAGCTGGCGACCCCTGCCCTGGTCTACCAGGACTATCAGTACTTAGGGCAGCAGGGCGAAGGTGACACCTGGGAGCAGCTGAGGCTGCAGCATCTAAAGGGTAACCTCAGGCGGCGGGGATGACGATGCCCAAAGACTCCCCGTTGCCCTACTTCTCCTGCTGGCTGCAAAGGGACCTTCCTCCGCGGGCTGCAAATCTCCACCCAGCTCCGCACTGGAGGCGTCCCCTTGGGCTGGTTACTTTTCTCTAAGGCTCGGTTTACTCTTGGATATATTGAAATAGATACTGCTTTAAAGCAGCTCCCAGGGGAAGAGGGGGTGTGGGCAGGACACTGAAGCTGTCACTCGGGGATAGGTGCCAGGAagggcagagacagagaaagaagggggCGGGCAAGCTTGGGAAATCAGAGAGGGTCCGATTGCAGAAGACCCGTGACCAGTGCAGCGAGAACGACAAGCGAAAGTCCCAAATGGAAAGATTTGGGGAAAGAATGTCCAAGGAAGAGGGAATAGCAAATGCCAAGGTGAAAAGTCCTGAAGGAGAAATGGAAAGAGGTCGGTGAGGTGTGGCAGAGACATGGGTGTGGGAGGGTAGGAGGTGTCAGACCTTAGTGAGCGGTGAGTTAGGATAAGATCGGAGTTGGGATAAGATCTGTCTCATAGGGGAAAGGGGCAGATTCAGTAAAGAGCCCTTTAAAGTGATCACAGTGGccggcgcggtagctcacgcctataatcctagcactttgggaggctgaggtgggaggatcccttggttTCGGagaccagaccagcctgacccacacagcaagactccatctctacaaaaaatattttaaaattagcctgaCTTGatggcccagcactttgggaggccgaggcgggaggactgcatgagcccaggagttcaagaccagcctgggcaacatggagagaccccctactctacaaaaataaataaataaataaaaataaaaaataaattagcctgccatggtggcatgcgcctgtagtcccagctactcaagaggctgatacAGGAGGACCATTTGTGCcaaggagtttgaagctgcagtgagccatgattatgcccttgcattccaacctgggtaacagagcaagatcttgtctcaaaataaataaattaaataaataaacaaacaaactgatCATAAGAAATTGGTTTGTATATGCTAGCACAGCACCGGGAGATTTACTTACCTTCATTATGTCAATTATGCCATTTATCACTTGACAGCCCTGCTGTCAGGTGGCATTGTGCCTTCTAGGTAGGGCCATGGTCACACCCCTGAAGACAGAAGTCAGCTTCAAATGGCAGGCACCAAGGATGTTGTAGGACACTCACAACTGGGCAGGCTGGCACAGCCTGGAAGTGTCAGGTTGTAGTTCCTCTGGCCCACTTACGCCGTATATGAGCTTGGAAGGTTGGCTTGCTGTCTCTGGGTCTTGGTTTCCCCACCTGAGACTCGTGGAAATATTAAAtgaggccaggaatggtggctggctcacacctgtaatcccagcactttgggaggctgagatgggagtatcacttgagcccaggagttccagaccagcctgggcgacatggtgaaacaccgtctctgcaaaaaatacaaaaaaattagccaggcacagtggcatgtgcctgtagtcccagctacttgggaggccgaggtaggaggattgtttgagcccaggaggttgaggctgcagtgagctgtgactgcgccactgcactccagcctgggcaacagagtgagaccctgtctcaaaaaaaaaaaaaaaaaaaaagcttaaatgagataatctgtgGCAGGGTGTCTGGCATAGAGGCAGAGTCTAGCGAATATGTGCTTCTCTTATTTGTTAGTATCtttatctttctccctctctggggGAGGGGATTGGGAGTAGGCCCCCTCCACGTAGGTCTTCACCTCTGCCCTCCTTCTCTAGAAGTCGAGGACTCAATCCTTGGCCCATGGGGAAAGTGGCGGTGTCTCTGCGACCTGGGCAAGCAGGAGCGCAGCCGCGAGGTAGTGGGCACAGCGCCGGGCCCGGTTTTCATGGACCCGGAGAACCTGATCCAGTTACGGCCCTGCCGGCAACGGGATTGTCCATCCTGCAAGCCCTTCGACTGCGACTGGAGGCTCTGAGCCCGGGTGAGAGAGCAGGGCCGGGGCAAGTTGCGGGGCCCAGGGTGGGCGCGGAGGGAGGATGTGCGGTGCGGGGCGGGTATGAAGCGAGTTTGGGGAAGGGAGAACTGGGGCTCCAAGTCTTGAGTGACTTGAGGCTGATTTGGTTAgggggaagctgagtcaggagccGTGAGCCCCGCTGATATctagggagaaaaggagaaaagtggAGGGGGCGCCGGGCgccggggctcacgcctgtaattccaccattttgggaggccgaggcaggcggatctcttgagtcctggagttcaagATTAGTCTGGGCAATATCGTTGAGATCACCTctccataaaaatttttaaaattaggccgggcgcgatggctcacgcccgcaatcccagcactttgggaggccaaggcaggcggatcacaaggtcaggagatcgagaccatcctggctaacacggtgaaa from Pan paniscus chromosome 20, NHGRI_mPanPan1-v2.0_pri, whole genome shotgun sequence encodes the following:
- the THSD8 gene encoding thrombospondin type-1 domain-containing protein 8, which gives rise to MARTPAALLLAPLLLLQLATPALVYQDYQYLGQQGEGDTWEQLRLQHLKEVEDSILGPWGKWRCLCDLGKQERSREVVGTAPGPVFMDPENLIQLRPCRQRDCPSCKPFDCDWRL